In one Pseudodesulfovibrio tunisiensis genomic region, the following are encoded:
- a CDS encoding Lon protease family protein produces the protein MPAKKTLPEVPLDKLRWRVDLASLGFDTTDDLEPHAEIIGQNRGVEAFRFGMGMEKKGYNIFVTGQPGSGRLATVRKLLTERADKSEVPCDLCYVNNFKYPGQPILLRFSAGGGNRFKKEMHDFIETVKREVPQLFESEEYISRKNQIAEAHEKKVMSFYKSIEDKVKDTGLVVVKMQMGPFQRPDVVPLVDGEPKRMIQIEEMVENGRFPQEEYERLRDKRLEVKEEIDHIVQDLKSLQKEMVKRHEEVDRLMFMTLAQDALKPMREVFPDAKVQKYLDSVLDNMVEELDAIKSSGTPAQQGPIPGMIIGGPSPEVVFHPYKVNLLVDNAESEGPPVIVESYPTYRNLFGSVERVMDRSGGWRTDFSKIKAGSFVKANGGYLVINLMDAIFEPGVWQTLKRSLKTEKIEIETYDPYYFISATGLKPEPIDMDVKVVVLGNPYLYHVLRQYDEDVPKIFKVRADYETSMDKSDETVHQVARFIKTEVDKEGLLRFDASGVAAIVEEAVRWAGRQEKISTAFPVLADMLAEASFHARQAEAESVAAEHVNQALEARKYRSNQIEQRIQEMIDRGSLFVDTDGEAVGQINGLAVYSMGDFMFGKPSRITAVTSLGKEGIINIERESDMSGPIHNKGMLILAGYLRSRFAQDKPLSLTASIAFEQAYGGIDGDSASSTELYALLSSLSGKPLRQDVAVTGSVNQKGEVQPIGGVNEKIEGFYLCCKRAGLTGRQGVMIPEPNVRDLMLRDEVVEAVAAKRFHIWSVKTIDQGIEILTGVKAGKRKADGSYPKGSINQRVDAKLREMAEQLMAFGKDNENNGKSGKTAKRKSGSK, from the coding sequence ATGCCTGCAAAGAAGACGCTTCCCGAAGTGCCTCTGGACAAGTTGCGTTGGCGCGTCGATCTCGCCTCCCTTGGCTTTGACACAACCGACGATCTGGAGCCGCATGCGGAGATCATAGGTCAGAATCGTGGTGTGGAGGCCTTTCGATTCGGCATGGGCATGGAAAAGAAGGGATACAACATATTCGTGACCGGCCAGCCCGGGTCAGGGCGGCTTGCCACGGTTCGAAAGCTGCTCACCGAGAGGGCGGACAAGAGCGAAGTCCCATGCGACCTGTGTTATGTGAACAATTTCAAATATCCCGGGCAACCCATTCTGCTGCGGTTCAGCGCAGGGGGCGGCAACCGCTTCAAGAAGGAGATGCATGATTTCATCGAAACGGTGAAGCGCGAGGTCCCTCAGCTTTTTGAAAGCGAGGAATACATCTCTCGCAAGAATCAGATCGCCGAGGCGCACGAGAAAAAGGTCATGTCCTTCTACAAGTCCATCGAGGACAAGGTGAAGGACACCGGTCTGGTGGTGGTCAAGATGCAGATGGGGCCTTTTCAGCGGCCGGACGTGGTGCCGCTTGTGGACGGCGAGCCCAAGCGCATGATCCAGATCGAGGAGATGGTGGAGAACGGCCGTTTTCCTCAGGAGGAATACGAGCGGCTGCGCGACAAGCGTCTCGAGGTCAAGGAGGAAATCGATCACATCGTTCAGGACCTCAAGAGCCTGCAAAAGGAGATGGTCAAGCGGCATGAAGAGGTGGATCGCCTCATGTTCATGACCTTGGCGCAGGATGCTCTCAAGCCCATGCGCGAGGTCTTTCCCGATGCCAAGGTGCAGAAGTATCTGGATTCGGTTCTGGACAACATGGTGGAAGAGCTGGATGCCATCAAGAGTTCGGGGACTCCCGCCCAGCAGGGGCCGATTCCGGGCATGATCATCGGCGGCCCGTCGCCCGAGGTCGTGTTTCATCCCTACAAGGTCAATTTGCTGGTGGACAATGCCGAGTCCGAAGGGCCGCCGGTCATCGTCGAATCCTATCCCACCTATCGCAATCTGTTCGGCAGCGTGGAGCGGGTCATGGACCGCTCCGGAGGCTGGCGCACGGATTTTTCCAAGATCAAGGCGGGATCGTTCGTCAAGGCCAATGGCGGGTATCTCGTGATCAATCTCATGGACGCCATTTTCGAACCGGGCGTCTGGCAGACCCTCAAGCGTTCCTTGAAGACCGAGAAGATCGAGATCGAAACCTATGATCCCTATTACTTCATCAGCGCCACGGGGTTGAAGCCCGAACCCATAGACATGGACGTGAAGGTCGTGGTTCTGGGCAATCCCTATCTGTACCATGTGCTTCGGCAGTATGATGAGGACGTGCCCAAGATATTCAAGGTCCGGGCCGATTACGAGACGAGCATGGACAAGTCGGACGAGACCGTGCATCAGGTGGCCCGGTTCATCAAGACAGAGGTGGACAAGGAGGGACTGCTTCGCTTCGATGCCTCGGGTGTTGCCGCCATCGTGGAGGAAGCCGTGCGCTGGGCTGGCCGTCAGGAAAAGATATCCACGGCTTTTCCCGTGCTGGCCGACATGCTGGCCGAAGCGAGTTTCCATGCGCGGCAGGCCGAGGCGGAAAGCGTGGCTGCCGAGCATGTGAACCAGGCGCTGGAGGCCAGAAAGTATCGTTCCAACCAGATCGAGCAGCGCATTCAGGAAATGATCGACCGGGGCAGTCTGTTCGTGGATACGGACGGTGAGGCCGTCGGGCAGATCAATGGACTGGCCGTCTATTCCATGGGCGACTTCATGTTCGGCAAGCCGTCGCGCATCACCGCAGTCACGTCTTTGGGCAAGGAAGGCATCATCAATATCGAGCGGGAATCCGACATGTCCGGCCCCATTCACAACAAGGGCATGCTCATTCTCGCCGGATACTTGCGCAGTCGCTTTGCACAGGATAAACCCTTGTCCCTGACCGCAAGCATCGCCTTTGAGCAGGCATATGGCGGCATAGATGGCGATTCCGCGTCTTCCACCGAGTTGTACGCCCTGCTTTCCAGCCTGTCCGGCAAGCCGCTCAGGCAGGATGTGGCGGTTACCGGATCGGTCAACCAGAAGGGGGAAGTGCAGCCCATCGGCGGCGTGAATGAGAAGATCGAGGGGTTTTATCTCTGCTGCAAGCGTGCCGGATTGACCGGCAGGCAGGGCGTGATGATCCCCGAGCCGAATGTCAGGGACCTCATGCTTCGGGACGAGGTGGTGGAGGCTGTGGCCGCGAAAAGATTCCACATCTGGTCCGTGAAGACCATTGATCAGGGCATTGAAATCCTGACCGGCGTCAAGGCAGGAAAGCGCAAGGCCGATGGTTCGTATCCAAAGGGATCGATCAATCAGCGTGTGGATGCGAAGCTCAGGGAAATGGCCGAACAGCTCATGGCGTTCGGCAAGGATAATGAAAACAACGGAAAGTCCGGCAAGACCGCGAAGCGGAAGAGCGGAAGCAAATAA